In Lewinellaceae bacterium, the genomic stretch ATGCCCGCCGACCTTTCCCGTCCTTTGAACGGAGAAGTCGTAGAAGCACAATTAGACGGAATGCTGAATGAACTGCAGACCTTGTCTAAGAGTATCGGATCATTAAAAGCATTGCAGGAAGTTGATTTCTCTGAGACCAGCAATCAACTGAAAACAATGGGTAACTTCTACAGCCGGATGAGCGACGCAATGTCTACGCTGACGGAAACGGTAGAAGACACCAAAGTTTACCAGCAGCAATTGGGTGCACTGAACAAGAACTTGACGTCATTGAATTCAGTGTACGGTAACATCTTGAACGCCTACAATCAAGGTCCGCGTGTCTAAGATGTAACAGTGCAACATTCATTAATCAAGTTAAAAATCAGAAGCCATGTCAATACCTAAGGAGCCCAGGCAGCTAATGATCAATATCATGTACCTCGTATTGACTGCGTTGTTAGCTCTTAACGTTTCAGCCGAGATTTTCAATGCCTTCAAAGTCGTAGACGATGGATTGAAAAAATCAAACTCGGTGTTGGATGACGAGAACGCAGTTAAACCGGCACGCATTGACCAGCTGTCGAAGAAAAAACAAGAAGAATTTAAAATCTATGCCGAGCGCGCTCCCCAAGTACGAGCACTTTCTGCAGAATTTGCCACCTATGTTAACGGTATCACCGACTATATGATCGACCAAACCGGTAACAAGGACAATAAAGTAGACGAAGGAGACTATGTGGAAGTACAGGGTCACACGCAGTTGCGCGGCAAGAAAGATAAGGACATTACCACTCGTTACCTGGTCGGGGACAAAAAAGAACCCGGAATCGGTGGCGAACTGAA encodes the following:
- a CDS encoding gliding motility protein GldL, with the translated sequence MAFYKKSWFKYMKNFIIGVGASLVMIGALGKINSEPWGGPAITIGLVTEACLFLMLGILPPEKDYYWEKLYPGLDNYHSNIASLTAGDMPADLSRPLNGEVVEAQLDGMLNELQTLSKSIGSLKALQEVDFSETSNQLKTMGNFYSRMSDAMSTLTETVEDTKVYQQQLGALNKNLTSLNSVYGNILNAYNQGPRV